In the Alkaliphilus oremlandii OhILAs genome, one interval contains:
- the rnpA gene encoding ribonuclease P protein component, whose amino-acid sequence MKAINRLRKNEDFRKVYKKRKSMANKLLIIYILENGYNFNRVGFTVSKKVGKSVIRSRVKRLLNESYRLNNEKVKQGYDIIFVARNTCVDASYKEIESAILHLLKKMNLINSAV is encoded by the coding sequence ATGAAGGCCATAAATAGACTACGAAAAAATGAAGATTTCAGAAAAGTGTATAAAAAGAGAAAATCTATGGCGAATAAACTACTCATTATTTATATTTTAGAAAATGGATATAATTTTAATCGAGTAGGTTTTACTGTTTCCAAAAAAGTAGGAAAAAGTGTTATAAGAAGTCGGGTAAAAAGATTGTTGAATGAGAGCTATCGTTTAAATAATGAAAAAGTAAAACAAGGATATGATATTATATTCGTAGCAAGGAATACATGCGTAGATGCCAGTTATAAGGAAATAGAAAGTGCAATCCTACATTTATTAAAAAAGATGAATCTAATCAATAGTGCAGTGTAG
- the rpmH gene encoding 50S ribosomal protein L34 has product MKRTYQPKKRQRSKEHGFRKRMSTSTGRNILKARRLKGRKRLTA; this is encoded by the coding sequence GTGAAAAGAACGTATCAGCCAAAGAAGAGACAAAGATCTAAAGAGCATGGTTTCAGAAAAAGAATGTCAACAAGCACTGGTAGAAACATATTAAAAGCTCGTAGATTAAAAGGCAGAAAGAGACTGACTGCATAA